Proteins encoded by one window of Winogradskyella sp. PG-2:
- the arsM gene encoding arsenosugar biosynthesis arsenite methyltransferase ArsM, whose amino-acid sequence MSYLEATNDLYKEAALTPDVGLCCTTNPIWELPGLKIPRIMQEMNYGCGSTVHARDLTNNPKMLYVGVGGGMELLQFSYFNRQKGGVVGVDVVDEMLEASRKNFKVAEEQNDWFKSEFVELKKGDAMNLPAEDNSIDVAAQNCLFNIFKADDLKKAIEEMYRVLKPHGRLVMSDPTCEQPMNDKLRNDDRLRALCLSGSLPIADYVKALTDAGFGTIEIRARKPYRILDPKHYNTDELIYIESIEVAAIKDPMPEDGPCIFTGKAAIYFGDDDYVDDKNGHILLKNQPLAICDKTAGALASLNRDDIFISESTYHYDGGGCC is encoded by the coding sequence ATGAGCTATTTAGAGGCTACAAACGATTTATATAAAGAAGCCGCATTAACTCCAGATGTTGGTCTATGTTGTACTACAAATCCGATTTGGGAATTACCAGGATTAAAAATCCCAAGAATAATGCAAGAAATGAATTATGGCTGTGGTTCTACAGTGCATGCTCGTGACTTGACTAACAATCCAAAAATGCTATATGTTGGTGTTGGTGGAGGCATGGAATTATTACAATTCTCATATTTTAATAGACAAAAAGGTGGGGTTGTAGGAGTAGATGTAGTCGATGAAATGCTTGAAGCATCTCGTAAGAATTTTAAAGTAGCTGAAGAACAAAATGATTGGTTTAAATCAGAATTTGTAGAGCTTAAAAAAGGGGATGCTATGAATCTTCCTGCAGAAGATAATAGTATCGATGTTGCAGCTCAAAACTGTTTATTTAATATTTTTAAAGCAGATGATTTAAAGAAAGCTATTGAAGAAATGTATCGTGTTTTAAAACCACATGGACGTTTGGTGATGAGTGACCCTACATGTGAACAACCCATGAATGATAAACTGAGAAATGATGATCGTCTTAGAGCGTTATGCTTAAGTGGAAGTTTACCAATTGCAGACTATGTAAAGGCACTAACTGATGCTGGTTTTGGCACTATAGAAATTCGTGCGCGTAAGCCTTACAGAATACTAGACCCAAAACACTATAATACGGATGAATTAATTTATATAGAATCTATTGAGGTTGCAGCTATTAAAGACCCTATGCCAGAAGATGGTCCATGTATTTTTACTGGTAAAGCAGCTATCTATTTTGGTGATGATGATTATGTTGATGACAAAAATGGTCATATTTTATTAAAGAATCAGCCGCTTGCTATTTGTGATAAAACTGCAGGTGCTTTAGCAAGTTTAAATAGAGATGATATTTTTATCAGTGAATCAACATATCACTATGATGGTGGAGGCTGTTGCTAG